A window of Rhododendron vialii isolate Sample 1 chromosome 13a, ASM3025357v1 contains these coding sequences:
- the LOC131312377 gene encoding protein SRG1-like, translated as MEAKLETLGGSLPVPCVQELAKESLTTVPARYIRPDQDPPITSYPTSIPDPPIIDMEKLLSGDHMELKKLDTACKEWGFFQLIDHGVSSTLLEKVKLEIKEFFNLPMEEKKKFWQDSGDVEGFGQAFVLSEEQKLDWGDMFYLVTLPTHLRKPHLFPKLPLPFRFALDNYANELKHLAVKILDFISKALKMKAEEMRDLFEEGTQGMRMNYYPPCPQPEKVNGLTPHSDGSGLTILLQINEMEGLQIKKDGMWVPVKPLPQTFVVNIGDALEIFTNGAYRSIEHRAVVNSRKERLSIATFYSPRFDGEMGPAPSLITPQTPALFRRIGVTEYFKGYLAQKLDGKSNLDAMRTENPSQNS; from the exons ATGGAAGCAAAACTAGAAACACTTGGGGGCTCCCTTCCTGTACCTTGTGTTCAAGAGCTGGCCAAAGAATCACTGACCACAGTCCCAGCCCGGTATATTCGACCCGATCAAGACCCTCCAATAACATCATATCCGACTTCAATTCCCGATCCCCCAATAATCGACATGGAGAAATTGCTTTCTGGAGATCATATGGAGTTGAAGAAGCTGGACACTGCGTGCAAAGAGTGGGGATTCTTCCAG TTGATAGACCATGGAGTGAGCTCTACATTACTGGAGAAAGTGAAATTGGAAATCAAAGAGTTCTTTAACCTCCCAatggaagagaagaagaaattcTGGCAGGATTCAGGAGATGTAGAAGGCTTTGGGCAGGCCTTCGTTTTGTCTGAGGAGCAGAAGCTTGATTGGGGAGACATGTTTTACTTGGTTACCCTTCCAACCCATTTGAGAAAACCCCACCTTTTTCCCAAGCTCCCACTGCCCTTCAG ATTCGCCTTGGACAATTATGCTAATGAATTGAAACATCTCGCCGTGAAAATTCTTGATTTCATTTCCAAAGCTCTAAAAATGAAGGCAGAGGAAATGAGAGACTTGTTTGAAGAAGGGACTCAAGGAATGAGGATGAATTATTATCCTCCATGCCCACAACCAGAGAAGGTCAACGGTCTCACTCCACACTCAGATGGCTCCGGCCTCACCATACTCCTCCAAATCAATGAAATGGAAGGTCTACAGATCAAGAAAGACGGGATGTGGGTTCCCGTTAAACCCCTCCCTCAAACCTTTGTGGTCAACATTGGGGACGCTCTAGAG ATTTTCACCAACGGAGCTTATCGTAGCATTGAGCATCGAGCAGTAGTGAACTCTAGGAAGGAGAGGCTGTCAATTGCAACATTTTACAGCCCCAGATTTGATGGAGAAATGGGCCCTGCGCCTAGTTTGATTACCCCACAAACTCCTGCACTGTTTAGAAGAATTGGGGTTACTGAGTATTtcaaaggctatttggctcaaAAGCTTGATGGGAAATCAAATCTAGATGCCATGAGGACTGAAAATCCGAGCCAGAACAGCTGA